aaaaaatacatcaatacatttaaaatcactaaataaaaattaaaaaaaataaaaattgaccaGTGATCAAATAGAGGTATCAAAATGAGTGGACGTAATAATGTTTCTCTTCTCTAAATAAATATCCTCGCCACAACAACCATCGACCTCGTAACAAACAGATTATCAACCACGCCAAGAAATTCAGAAAATCCACCACCCATGTCGTTAGGCATCCAATCACCTAACTTGAAAGTAATGCGGTGCTCTAATACATTGCACCGCTACCATCCAATGTACCAAAAATAACATATTACTTGGGTGTGAAGGAGCCAAAACTGAAAAGTCGCTGTGCCCTTACCCATGGCTGCCGGTGGCTACTTGGAAAGTTTAGACCGCGTTTTTTATGAGGAAAAAGTGCTGTCATTTATTTTTGACTTTGGAATTTGGAAGCAGTCCTGAGCCTTCAGTCTTTCACACTCCAATCCACTCGACTCTCACTCGCTTGAAATGTCCCCACACACTTCTTACGCTTTTGGCTTTGACCGACTTCAGTCGTCCTTAGCCACCAAGAAAACTCTTGCACTAAACGTGCTCCACTCTCTTTAATTTTGTTCCTACCCTCTTATTATTATGATAtcatattaatcttataataataataataataataaatgaaatgcGCACCCAGCATACTTTCGCACCACTTGTCACGCAACTTCCTCCTCTTGTCTCTCGTTCGCCTTCCTTTATAAGCCCAGCACATCCTCCTCAGTCTCTACTCATAAGCCattcttcacaaaaaaaaaagggttctcTCTTCTCCTCTGGATCTCAAGAGTGTTTTAGCTCTTAGTTCAGACTTCAGAGTTTCAGTTCCTCTAGTTCTTAGTGCTCAGTTCATTTGGTCTCAATTTAGATCAGAAGCAAACGGTGAAAGAGATGGCTCTGGAAGCTCTCAACTCTCCGACCACAGCCACCCCTTCGTTCCACTTCGAGGACGCTGCCAGCCTCCACTGCCTTGAGCCATGGGCCAAGCGCAAGCGTTCGAAGCGTGGACGGTTTGATAACCCACCCACCGAGGAAGAGTACCTCGCTCTCTGCCTCATCATGCTCGCtcgcggcggcggcggcggcggcgcaACTTCCAGAAACATTAACtccaccgccaccgccaccgcACAGCGCCACCAATCTCCCAGTCCTGCAGCACCAGAGGTGGCGACGGTACCTGTACCGAAGCTTGTGTACAAGTGTTCTGTTTGCAACAAGGCCTTCTCCTCTTACCAGGCCCTCGGTGGACACAAGGCCAGCCACCGAAAACTCGCCGCTGGAAGCGAAGACCAATCCACTTCCTCCACCACCTCTGCCACCGTCACGGCCTCCAACAACAGCAGTGGTAGGGCCCATGTGTGCACCATCTGCCACAAGTCCTTCCCCACAGGACAGGCCTTGGGTGGACACAAGCGTTGTCACTACGAAGGCGGCGGCGGCAGCGGAAGCAGCGTCGTCACCACTTCGGAAGGTGTAGGATCTACCCACAGCCACAGTCACAGCCACAACAACCTTCACCAACGTAACTTCGATCTCAACCTCCCTGCTTTGCCGGAGTTCTCACCTAATTTCTTCATGTCAGGGGAAGACGAGGTGGAAAGCCCTCATCCAGCGAAGAAGCTCCGCATCTTGATGCCACCAAAGATTGAAATTTCTCATTAGTTAAAGTTAGGATTTCTAGTAAAATTAGGATTTCAGGGATTTTTAAATCagactaattttattttttttggaatttttatcAGACtaattactttttgtttttaattttcttgtttcttagtTGCGAGTGAGATTTTTATTTCTCTGTATATAGAACTTGGAAGTCTCTCTTGTGTTTGCTCAGCCCAGTTTGTGATAGTGataattcaattaattcttTCCCATTTCAAAGTTCGactatttttttctatcttctcTCAAATGTCGAATTATCATACAATCAGTCTGATCAATTCTAAAATGGGCAGTATCAAAAGCTCTACACTCTGTCCTTCGCACAGAACCATAATCATGAGACGGCAATCATAGCATCATCGACTGGTGCCAGACTGTTTTGTTCAGTTGATGCCTCTTGCGCATGTTAGACAGAGAGAGAGTACGCGACGGTTTTTAGCTGTTAAAGAGTACAGTACGCAGTTTCCTCTGTCCAGCTCCTTGTCCATGAGGTACACGCGCAAGAGCATGTTAGCCTAATAATTAGTGCATAAAGAAGGAGGTGGTGAATGCTGACGAGAACGAGAGGGGACGGCTGGTGTGTGGATAAGAAGGTGGCATTTTGGGTTTTCGGAATGCTGTTTCCATCTGCAAACTGATTAGGATGACAGGTGGGCTTTGCTTGAGCTGGTgtctctcttattttaaaatctcttttttgAGATGTTGACTCTGCTTTTCCAATTCGCAGTGTCAAAATCCTCTTCCGCCACGACACTGCCTGCATGTCAAAATAAAGTTGGGCatgttttaagtaaaaattgatTTCCTTCGGCCCTGAGTGTGTACCCACTAATGTGGTTGTGGACCTGTGGGGATCGAAATGGACTCTGCTTCTTCAAATTTTCCCATCAGTGTCCAAATTGGCTTCCGAAATGTATAGGTGTGGCTTGAATCAGAGCCACCGCGCCTCCCAAGAAAATGCACAGcctaaagtaatattttaagcGAAGCCTACTCCACCAAACTTGGCGACATTTCTCCCCAATGCGAAATTAATGCTCCTTCCAATAAGGGGGATCTGGCGCACTCACCAAGATTTGGTTGATCTACGCATGCTGTTCTTTCAATGAAAACCCAGATGTAAGGCAGACTGTACTAGGCATCTTGGTGGTTTTTTTCCCTCTCCAAGcgagattttctttaataaaaaggGATCAAGATTGGTAAGAGGATGAATTTCCTCAACAAACACTCAATGCAACTAATGCAATGCTTTGAAgagaaaaaagggggaaaaaaaaaaaaggggtccTGAGACTAATCATTTGGCCTTTTGCATGACCATTTCAACAACCACGTTACGAATGTATAATGGTCTCATTGTATGTGCTCATTGGAGGTTTAAGTAATCTACTCCTGTGGAAAGATTAAATTATCGTGTTAATAAGACTAAAAAATGTGACTAACCTTCTACAAATTAACCAAGCTTTAATCATACTGCGCCTAATTATTAAGTGTTTAACCCTCTACATTCCCCTAGCTACCAAGTGAGACTCTTGACAAAATTATCGATAAGGATGAAACTAGGCTTTGCGTGTGGAATAGAAATTTGAATGCCGACGTGATCTCTCTAATTTGGAATTCACATAAACTATCACAAGTCACGAGAAGGTTAATGCGATATTTTAGACTAGTGGTTGGGGTTGGGTTATTGGAGGCTCAATCTTGAGGCATCCTTTATCAGAGAAAACAAATCTTATCAAAGAAATCAACTTTCATCTAAGATTGTTTTTGGTTTTCAGTCATTCCAATTGATGTTCATGTGCATCTAAGTGGTTTAGTCcgtattttaactttttcgaCGAATATTCGCTTAgaaaaatcctataaaaaagtCTTACACTATACATCTCCACTTaatcaatatgtaatttgtcatttttgcatTTCTATCATGTATAATTTTTCATCCACTTATAATATTGTGTCACAATCACGTTAGGATGAATGATAGCATTCTATTCTATCTATCAACTAACTCAACCAGCTCCATCTTAAATAGCTCTACTTATCATTTGTCCTCCCCATCGACTGTTGGTTCACCTAATCATATAACTAGAATATTATTGCACGTTTGATTTCCAATCATGGTCTTCTCAATACGGGAAAACTATTTCAATTAATTAAGCTCTCCATGTGTATAATTTAATGGTTGGTCGGCGAACCAACTTGAGGAAAAAAAGATAATACGGGTTGCAATCGGATGGCCTAGCTACATCAACGTCATGAGTCATGACTTCCTTTGATCTGGATAGACACTGAAAGAATACCCACGTATACAATAAAGACCAACAACTATATTTGAAGAgcctatatttaatttttttagtaaattaAAGGGGAAAAACACTGAATTTAAGTATATAATATGTTgatttaaaactataaaatttagatagggaaatatgcaataattcctAGAGTACTACCATTTTAAGGTTTATACAACACAATTTACGCGCTATAATTTagtttaaaagataaattttaaaattttaatctcacaaattaaatcttaccatttaaatgatgaaaaatgataaactaaTAATTAGTCTACGTTTTTGCTTAAAATGAAAGGTAATTacgtaaaattaaaattattttttattgaaatggcacaattatattattgatttaaaatgagttgtaaaaaagttatagatatatcattacttttaaGTGATGTAGATTGTAAACTCTGCGCAccgattaaaaataaaataactctaatACCTAATATTCTTGCACTGTTTACCTGTAAGAAAGTGCATGGGAGTTTTTTAGCAAGAAATTTCTTATGAATCTGGAAGCTGCTGCGTGATTCTGGCCAACGTCAAAACGTGTTCTAGACGCACGCGTTAGAAATATCGACGTATATTGTTTAAAGCTTGTACTTCATCGAAATTTCTCTATTTCCCGAGCTAATACTACTGGTTCGCACGCAGAGTCTCCAGCTTCCGGTGGATTCTTCCAAGAAGCTTCTTTTGTCCAGGTTCTTTGTACCATTTGAGTGTACGGTTAAGATTTTAGGCAGTAGGGAGACGGCGTTCTTGTTTGGTAGGCATGCAGGTTGAAAATATCACAAAGGAAATTCAACACGAAAAGTAAAAGGGAGAATTAATACAATTAACTAAGGAAGAAGCCTGATTCAATTTCTAAGCAttaacctttttatttttatttttttatgttaaagtTTATCCGTCGACCTTATTTTACGTtcgttaaataaaaatacacaatgCCTTATctgtatatttatttgtatttgtaaGTATATATACATGAAGAATAATGTTATTGTATCGTTTTATTTTATCCTCTCATTTTAACTGCTCGtgcatttaattttgttttatttttttttcttttatttactgattaagtagatgattattagtgtattattatttctatatattttttaaaaatattaaaaatagaaaatttttaaaaaaatttacctagTAGCCCGACCAGCGGTCATGCCGGCACCCTACAGCACTCAAACCCAGCAAATCAGCACAGCCGTACGTCTTGCCAATCTCTATGCacatcataattatataaacaGTATAAAGTGGCAAGCCAAGTGACTTAAAAGTGGGTCTATTGGTCTGCATCAGCAAGTTCGAAGTAAGTACAACATATAGGATTTACTTCATTCCAATCTATTCGACCCATGATTGGTTGCTCTTTTTCTCAATGGAAGAACCCACGATTGGCTGCTTTGACGTAGATTATTTTTCTGTACGTGGATGATCCACAGCCAGTGCTGGGAAATGATGAACCCAGCAGCGATATGCATAGATAGCCGATCGAGGACTTTTGTTTTGGGCATATTGGATGGGATGGGTTGGTCGAGATGTAGTATCCATAATCACCGCCAAATCTGCCACACCACACGCGAATTAAAGTTCCAATGGACTTCATTCGTCGTAAAAGGAGGGGTTGAGATCAGAGCTAGACCGAGTTGAAAACAGTTTAAACACAAAAGTTTACAGGATTCTGTAGATCCAAAAAACTGATTGATTTGATTCTGATCTAATAATTTAACCTAGACTAAATATGTAAGCGAAAGAGAAAGAGTTAAATTTAGAAGATTAATGCCGttcatcatttcaatttttattatctcTCGTTAtcttatgatataatattaaataattagagactatttattatattttatttgtaaacttattatttaatgtcatattatgaaatgataagagaatgataaaaaaaaattgatgaatagatattttcaatttataaatattaattttctataatagTTATTAAATTATTGCTGGATCTTGAACTGtcaattcattaattaattggcAGGAAACtcgaattttttatgaaattgaaTGAATTGACATCGAATACTGCGAACCTGATTTTAGAGCAATAAAACGGTATTGTGGACATGCCTAAATAGttataattctaattaaaaataaaaatgacagaAGTGTTTAATCAATTATctaaaccaaaaaacaaaagttgttgGTG
This genomic interval from Juglans microcarpa x Juglans regia isolate MS1-56 chromosome 4D, Jm3101_v1.0, whole genome shotgun sequence contains the following:
- the LOC121260393 gene encoding zinc finger protein ZAT10-like, producing the protein MALEALNSPTTATPSFHFEDAASLHCLEPWAKRKRSKRGRFDNPPTEEEYLALCLIMLARGGGGGGATSRNINSTATATAQRHQSPSPAAPEVATVPVPKLVYKCSVCNKAFSSYQALGGHKASHRKLAAGSEDQSTSSTTSATVTASNNSSGRAHVCTICHKSFPTGQALGGHKRCHYEGGGGSGSSVVTTSEGVGSTHSHSHSHNNLHQRNFDLNLPALPEFSPNFFMSGEDEVESPHPAKKLRILMPPKIEISH